gtacatttaatattgatttttttcatagctacattataatttcattaaataattaaataatattcatttgattttatgttttaaggACTTATATCataaatgaaatcttttttttttttttcttttttgaatgctgaggattgaattcagggccttgcttatgctaggcaagtgctctaccaccaagttatgCCCACAGACCTTAAATGAAATCTTAACTAATTCATCTTCACTTAAATATTCTTAAtaacagtaatttattttaaatactaataataatagtaataatcatCCAAGTATCTTACATAGAGCATATCATTTAACAAGCTTATGGGATAGGCATTGTTGTTACATTTTATAAGTGAGAAACTAAGCCATAGAAAGGCTAAGTAATTttcctacaactacaaaattagTGAATATCAGATTCAGgatttattaatcattttatacATTCCTGTTTTAATATTTGTACCTTTAAGTGAAAGAACATCTAATAAATATTCTGATTCAAATATTCTCATGATGAGTTTCAATAGCTCACTAAAAACTAATTCCCCAAGGATTTATTGTGCACCTGAATGCCATACTTTGTTTTTGATGCTTTTGTTCCTGTCCTTAGAGAGCTTATAGTTTAATGTGAATGAATGACTGGCAAATAATCATCTTATAATGTGATATAAattatatactaaaaaaaatatttaatgtactgAGAGAGCAAGCCTAGAGCAGAAAATGGCTTACTGTGTACTTGGAGACATTTTTGTGTACTAGACATTCTTTCAGAGATGTTGTCTGAGCTGTGTCTGAAAGAGGACAAGGAGTTTACCTGAGAAAGCAGAAGACGTTCCATATAAGGTGGTTCTAGGTATATAGGGTTAGGTGGGATAAACAAATCAGAATGCAGCCCTAGCACTGTGAAGCATCGTATATTACTGCAGTGGCCCCAGTATCTTCCCTGCTACCCACTTACCATAACTGTATTAGCCCAGCTCGGGCTGCTGAGGGTAGCAGTAACTGATTCTATAGTTATACTTTGAAACTCAGAGTGTGAAGAAAcaaagatttctgaggaatctgttCAAATCCACTCTAATCCCTTTGCAAATTTGTCCCTCCTGACAGGAATGAGCAAACTAAGTGATGTCAAGTAActtatttaatattatgaaaGCTAATAAGTACCAAGGTTTTAAACCCCAGTCCTTTGTTCCTGCTTTGCAGGCCCAATCCAAGTCTTCCTTTCTACTTGCCCCTTGAtcatattctgaattttattatgtGTAATTGCTAGCTCAGATACTACCTGTTTACGTGATCCATCTTGACCTCAGTTGGCTTAACCATGTTGCAACTCCTGCTTATAAAATAGTCTTCAGCTTAAGTCTGTGTTTACATTGGACAAGATTATCTAGTCTTGCTTATTATTTAATCTGTTTAAATGGTGATTATTACTGTGCTATCAACTCCAGGTTGCCACCCTACCCAAACAGCTTATTCATCTGAATTCTTGTTGTCTCTCTTGGAGCTGAGCAAAAAATGTCACCAGcaattgtgtatgtgtattttttcctAAACAAAGTGATTTTAAGAGAATAATTGGTTTCATTGCTCAttgacttcttattcttctttgcttTGTGTGAGTTACTTTGACATATTGCtttgtataaataaattttaggtgTATTTATTAGATATgtaagacttttttctttttaagtgaataaatgcattttgttcactatagcaacagaaatgataattttttttgtctgtgtGAGGACCAACTTTAATTCTCAGTTTTAACCTTTTAGAAGTGATTTGATAACTTTATATAAAGCTAtttataaactttttgttttctttactccTTTAGAATTGGCTTACAGGGTGATATGACTGATCCAAGGACAAATAGCTTCTTATACATTCTAAGTATTCTCCCAAGGTAAAAACTTTCACTCTTGTACGAATTTATCTTATATTGAAAACTTTGGGTCTGGAAGAATGTGGGTTTCATTTCATAGAAATTAGCAGTTTATATATGCTCCCTCTAAATACTGTGCATATCATTTATTGTCTTAAACCATGACTGATAGAATAACTGCAAATGTTTCATGATTTCACACTTGCCACCACAGTGAATAGCAGGGAGTTACAACTTACTAGCTAATTCTATTGTTTAATGGTAATGCAAATGATGCTTTTGTTAGTGAATACTGTTACCCATGGCCTAGAAATTTGTGTTAACCCTAGAAGCTCTCATGCCATGTGAGTGGCAGCCCTTTGAGTTGTGCAGTGCAAAGGCTTTGCACAAACCCATATTTTGAGATAAGCTTCAGTGTAAGTTAACATTTAAAGTGCGAAATTTATCAATCATGCCATGTTTATGGAAGTTTGAGTTGtttcacatatacatttttataaaaagttcagaaaattatttaaccttgtaTTTCCCACAAatgattttctttactttttatttcttagtaattaaatatttaatattccatttgtttttctttctttttttagattaCAAAATTTGCCAAAGtatattcttttagaaaatgttaaagGTTTTGAAGTATCTTCTACaaggtaaaaaatatatttgtcttgTATACATCTTAGGCTTGGTGTATTTTATAGTAGGAACTGTTGtgaaataaagaacttaaaaataaacacatacaatCTGGCATTTAATGtgtactatatattttatttattagtattgCTTGTGGCTAATAATGTAAAAAGTATTACAAAGGATTTTGTGGGGGGCTGTGCTGGGAATTTACAAAGTTTTGTTCTACTGATTGCTTCCctttttgatatatttgaatttttccagaatgaacattgattttaatgggaaagatttttctaaattttagtcACTTATATTGGTGACTGTTTCTTTTGAAACAGAAATGTTCTTAGCAAGAATTTgttctgttgatgggcatttccTGCCCTATAGTTAGACCTAAGAAGTCCTGCATCAGGGTTTTGTCAGATGGTGGCCCAGGTGGGCAGAAAGCATCCATCTGAGTCCTTTACTCACCTGCTGTCCATTATACCACTGTTCTCATCTGATTTGCTGCCAGGAAGATATAGTTTCAGTATCCATGGAAAATTCATCATCAGTAGGTTAACAATTCAAACTTTTCATCAATTTAGGTACATTATCTGacatctttatttacttatgatTGAATTATCtatctttttattaatataatttttcaaatactgGGCTAGAATTAAGATTATTATCTTTCTAAACAGCTTGAGTGCAGTTACAATTTTCATTTACAATGAAGCTTTATACACACTGTTTTATATAGAAACCACATTTGCAACAAAAGAgtgaaaacttttcttttaatctttcttttttagagaCATGTTGATACAAACAATAGAAAATTGTGGCTTTCAGTACCAAGAATTTCTGTTATCTCCAACCTCTGTAGGTACAACAATTATAAACCTTTACATAAATTATAACTTAAAGGCTTTTTCCCCCAATGGAAATTTTATTCAATGAGCAgaatagctttatttttataatattttatgtaaattctgAAATTAGATCAGACAGTGTTCTTACTTTCTAAAGAATGTAGTACACATGtatagatttatttatatgtatcttattaaaaaatatgtattggtGTTcataaagattatatttttattgtatttttcttgcactgggaattgaactgagggccttgtgcatgctaggcaagtgttctatcactgaagcaatgtatttttcttttgaaaaataaatgagagcaCATTTTGGAAATATATAAATGTGGCATTTACAAACTAGGTGTGTTTTGTCTAGATAATGCCCAAAAGTAAtccaaagtagaaaagaaaatgaaccataTGATAATTTTCTAATTACACTTTTTGTTACTTAGCATTCAGTCACAAACATTCATGGTTAAGAAATTAAGGTGATTTGTTATAAGATAAGCTAATTGACAGATTTCGGTTTTGTAGGTATCactgttgtcatttttatttttagtttctcatAATGTTTACTGTATTATATAGTTCTTTGcccagaaatgaaaagaaatcccaCTTAAAACATTAGGTAAACAAGCTGTAGAAATTGATATCTGATctctaaatttatttcatatttattgccttttaacttctaaaatataatgaatcttcctttattaataaataataaataaagtaatacatAGATACAATAAAGTAATACATAGCCAAGAATAGCTAtatttgactttcattttttatgattACTGCATTAGCAATAATGAATGtagaaaatatctatttcttcttacttGGAAGGTGTAACATAAAAATGACTCATAGAAATAATGATTTATCAGATTCACTATTTCATTTGAGTAAATGTACAAAACCTCAGTTTAGCAGGGTTAGAATTTACTAGAATTTAACAGGTTTCAAATTTGTTAcaaagaaattttccaaaaatcaGTAACACAATTTGCTCTAGCAAAAGCTAGATGTATACCTGTATGAGTTATTTTACTAGGTGATAAAGTTAGTAAAGATCTCTTTTTGTATAGTAACTAATTGCTCTGCTCCATTTGCAGCTTGGCATTCCAAATTCAAGGCTAAGGTACTTCCTTATTGCAAAACTTCAGTCAGAGCCATTACCTTTTCAAGTCTCTGGTCAggtattgttattgttattacggtttatttgttataaatataTCCCAGTCTGCTaacttattttcaagaaatacttTGTGTGGATTTATATCTGTCCTATagaatgtgtatatacatatagacCATACCCTATGTATGTCTCCAGGGTCTTTGTCCTCTCCTGGTGACAGTTTTATTGGTTTaaactaaacaaaaccaaaatgaaacacacaaaaattttctttcttcattagggaagaaaaaaagtgaagagaaaaaaattaccattagTGTTGTTATTCCCCCATCTCTCCCTACAGTTTTTCTTCTGACCATtgactattttcatttattgttttctctcCCCAACTGAAGATTGGTtacttttgataaaatataatatactgtcttaaaaatcacttaaaaatattttaacacagtgattgcattttctttaaaaccagTACTATTTAGCCTAATTGATTAAAATAGTGTAATAATTAGTACAATCTAGAGTAGAATGCTTAATTGATAATTATGAAGTCAATTTTATGTGCTTTGATCAAAAATGGGGGTGGGTTCAGTGGTTCAATTAAGCTCTCTATAACCATCACTATTAAGTCCTAAAATGCCAAGTCTTACTAATAAGAAATCAGTTTCATTATTTCAATTCTTTGTGACACAGTGGACAGTTCCAAAAACAATGTATAGAGTATATTATCAAAAACTTAATCCTTGACAATGCTTGGagtggtttttcttttataaaatgggacTTTATACATGGTTATGAGTTTTGCAGAAACAGGTTTTTCTTGTGGGTCTTGAATAGAAATAACCTTTCATGACAGAAAGCACTTTTTTAATTACTAGTTTTCTTTTAGATTATGATTATgttccagttttttctttttgataaagaatatggaaaacttctatccaaaatatattatttgaaatgtaatgttgCTTTCTAAACTTTTCCACATATTATGCTGTATCAGTATTTAATATAATTCCTCTTactttgttgaatgtttttgtaaataaatacagaaaacagtaattccatgaaataaatcatcTGTAGCCTGATGACACTATAGCTATATGATTAATAACTTGTAATAACTGGTACAAATACAAGAAAGCCCCAATTCCTTCTAATAACACCACCATAAGCATTAAAGAGGCATTTACATAATGTTTACTGAACATtattaatttgtcttttatttttaatagggcTTTTGatagtttctgtattttttacttaattcCAGGTACTGATGGAGTTTCCCAAAACTGAATATGAATACACACAAAAATGTGCAGtggatgcagaaaataaaattaaaaaaaagaaaacagaacccagTATTTGCTTTGATAGCAGTATGCAATGTTCTGGAAAAGATGCCATTCTTTTTAAGCTTGAAACTGcagaagaaattcaaagaaaacataagCAGGACAGTGATCTCTCTGTGCAAATGCTAAAAGATTTTCTTGAAGATGATATTGACACCAATCAGTACATTTTGCCACCAAAGTCATTACTGCGATATGCTCTTTTATTAGATATTGTTAAGCCCACTTGCAGACGGTCCACGTGCTTTACCAAAGGGTAAGTTTTAAAGAGACCTTATTCATGCTGTATTCAAAATAACTAGGTTTTTataactgttatttcttttagGTCTTCTCAAAACAaagagaattttataaaatgtttctgatagctttattacttttattgttattatttttgctgCTAATTGCCTGCTTCGTGTTCCAGTAGAACACAAGTGAAAATTCCTTTTGGCAGAACATTATGTACACCACCCACAGAAATGTTCAGAAAAGACAAGGCCATTTGTTTAGTGACCTTCATTGGAGCTCATGGTGTAAACATGGTTTCTGTAGCTCATGAATTACCTTTCTTTCCATGGCACATCAAACCTCAAAGAGTTATGTCCACTCCCACAATCAATGtataaaaaagttatattttaatctaaataaataaaattgaatcagCTGAAGCacattcaattaatttttaaatttaagttttacTCAGTTTTTTGAGTGAGTAGTATATTTCCATGGTTCAAGATTCAAAAGGcactaaatttttttgtttttgtgccactgtggattgaacccagggccttgagcatgtaAGGCAAACGCCCTACCACTGATCCATAACCCGGGCTCTCAAGGTACTAAGATCCTTCTACTTCTGTTTCCTGGCCATCCAGGATCCCTTCCTTAAACGAGTATGTCAATTTACTATATAACCTTTCTGAGATACTGTTTATAAGGATGTATTTAAggatacatgtatatttttattcccCTTTTAAGTAAATGGTAGCATACTGCATGCAATATTATATGCCTTTTTTTCACTACCCAATATAAATTGGAT
This genomic stretch from Sciurus carolinensis chromosome 12, mSciCar1.2, whole genome shotgun sequence harbors:
- the Trdmt1 gene encoding tRNA (cytosine(38)-C(5))-methyltransferase isoform X1 produces the protein MEPLRVLELYSGIGGMHHALRESCIPAQVVAAVDVNTVANEVYEYNFPHTQLLAKTIEGITLEEFDKLSFNMILMSPPCQPFTRIGLQGDMTDPRTNSFLYILSILPRLQNLPKYILLENVKGFEVSSTRDMLIQTIENCGFQYQEFLLSPTSLGIPNSRLRYFLIAKLQSEPLPFQVSGQVLMEFPKTEYEYTQKCAVDAENKIKKKKTEPSICFDSSMQCSGKDAILFKLETAEEIQRKHKQDSDLSVQMLKDFLEDDIDTNQYILPPKSLLRYALLLDIVKPTCRRSTCFTKGYGSYIEGTGSVLQTAEDVQIENIYKSLTNLPQEDKITKLSMLKLRYFTPKEIANLLGFPPEFGFPEKITVKQCYRLLGNSLNVHVVAKLIKILCE
- the Trdmt1 gene encoding tRNA (cytosine(38)-C(5))-methyltransferase isoform X3, yielding MILMSPPCQPFTRIGLQGDMTDPRTNSFLYILSILPRLQNLPKYILLENVKGFEVSSTRDMLIQTIENCGFQYQEFLLSPTSLGIPNSRLRYFLIAKLQSEPLPFQVSGQVLMEFPKTEYEYTQKCAVDAENKIKKKKTEPSICFDSSMQCSGKDAILFKLETAEEIQRKHKQDSDLSVQMLKDFLEDDIDTNQYILPPKSLLRYALLLDIVKPTCRRSTCFTKGYGSYIEGTGSVLQTAEDVQIENIYKSLTNLPQEDKITKLSMLKLRYFTPKEIANLLGFPPEFGFPEKITVKQCYRLLGNSLNVHVVAKLIKILCE
- the Trdmt1 gene encoding tRNA (cytosine(38)-C(5))-methyltransferase isoform X2 is translated as MEPLRVLELYSGIGGMHHALRESCIPAQVVAAVDVNTVANEVYEYNFPHTQLLAKTIEGITLEEFDKLSFNMILMSPPCQPFTRIGLQGDMTDPRTNSFLYILSILPRLQNLPKYILLENVKGFEVSSTRDMLIQTIENCGFQYQEFLLSPTSLGIPNSRLRYFLIAKLQSEPLPFQVSGQVLMEFPKTEYEYTQKCAVDAENKIKKKKTEPSICFDSSMQCSGKDAILFKLETAEEIQRKHKQDSDLSVQMLKDFLEDDIDTNQYILPPKSLLRYALLLDIVKPTCRRSTCFTKGYGSYIEGTGSVLQTAEDVQIENIYKSLTNLPQEDKITKLSMLKLRYFTPKEIANLLGFPPEFVS